Sequence from the Thermocoleostomius sinensis A174 genome:
AGCGCTGGCAAAATCCTGATGAGTCAGGCGTACACATAAACGAATTCCATTTTCGACAGGTTGTCCAATTTCTCGCTTCAATAAATCAAGTAGATGATGAAGTCGATCTTCTACTCGAAGCTGTCCATAGATAGACAGAAAACTTTCAGTTTGTCGGAGACGTTGTGTAATTAGGGGCAATAACACTTGCGCAAGGCGCGGCGACTGGGAAACTTCTGTGAGCGAGATGGAAACAAGCTGCACCTTCGACAGAGCAATCGCTTCGTAGGTTTGTAGCGCTGTTAAACTAGAACCGAAAACCATAGAGTCTCGCACCAGTCCCATCAGCATTTCTTCCCCCCGATCGGACATTGTAGATAATTTCACAACTCCCCGTGATACTAGCCATAATTTACTAGGATCAAGAGGAATGATATCACCTTTACTGTAAAATTGAATCGGGCGATCTTGGCAGGGATCATAGTCTGCACAATCTAGGGCTGATTCTGCCCGCTTGCGTTCAGTAACATCTCGCAGTATCCACCTAAACCCAGTTTTATTATCGAAAGACTGAGTCGTGCTGACACTAACCGATGCACTGAAAAAATCGGCATGATAACGCTGAAAACGAACCGTCAGGTCAACTCGATGGCGCTGTTGAATTTGAGAGAGTTTCGTTTGAAACGCTGCCCGATCCTCGTTGAATATCAGCGATGGCAATGGCTTGCCAATCAGAAGTTGAGGCTGAGTATTAAACAAAGCAGCAGCAGCACTATTCAACTCTTCAATGATGAACGCTGCATCCGTCACAATATATCCATCTAACAACAACTCAGAAAGCTCCTGATATCGTTGATGTTCGCTATCAATATTGGACTGCATGGAGGCTAGCTTTTCGTTCTGTCGAGCTAGCTCATTCATAACTAACTGCAAAGCTTCAGAAACAATTCCAAGTTCAATTAAAGCGGTTGGCAACAGCTCTGGAGAAGGGGAGGGAGAAGCGATCGCATGACGATACAATTCCGACAAACGCCCGTGAATTTTTTCGATACGGTGGCTTAGTGGATTCATGTCACTCATGGGGTTGATTGCGTCTAACGACGTTTAGCTGAAAAAAGTGGCTTTTTTGGTCACGTGTTCAATGACTTGTTCAACGAAGAGACTGACTTCTACTATGCAGGATGTAAAACCTATTATTCTGTGAGCAGAAGGAACAAAGTTGATAGACAGTTCCCAGAGAAACCACTAGAACAGTTGACTCAGATACCACCATGCGTAGCAATACTTACATTTCTAGACTTAACTTATCCTGGTCTTACCGTATTCATCTACACTTTAAATTTAAACTTCCTATAGGCATAGACTAAAGTAATCCCAGAAAGTCTTTAGGTTTAATTTGCCGCTATCTCTAAACTAAAAAATGATTTTCAAACACTCTTCACCGTCCATGAAGGGGCTGTGTTTTCAAAGACACAATGTTTTTTTACAAATGACTAGACTTTCGACAGAGAGCTTAGAAATAAATAGCCAGAGACTTGTTGTAGCAAGGAACATAATACCTTCATCCTTAGCTAGTAGCTGAGCCTGTATTACTCCTAGACGGCTTTAAAAGGACTTTAGTAAACCAAAGCTTAATCTCAGTATAATTTTAATTTCAGTTGGATGATTTCTAGCGAGCAATTAGTAAGGCGATCGTCTACCTATAGAGCATTACACTAATTACAATCAGAAACTCTTGAATTCCGTTTTAATAGATTGCTTTCATTCTCAATTTACATAAAAAGTTTATTGATATCTCGTCTGTCGGATGACATCGGAAATTTCTTCTACATCATAGGCGCTAAACTTTATTTTCAAATTCTACAAACGACACAAATCAGCGTGTCGAAAAATACACTTTTTGCAGATATTTCTCATATTTCTCAGCATGAATGACTCTAAAGCTAGATAGAAAATAGACCTAAGTTAAGGCAAATTGATCAGCAAGGAGAGCGCTAATAACGGAGAGCACTTAAAACATTTTTTGAATCTTCAAACATTACATCTTAGGAGGGTGACTTATGAAATTTTCTGCGTTAGTTAAGACAATATTAACGGGTGCCTTGGTTGCAGGTTTAAGTACGATTGCCTTTGAAATACCTGCGTCGGCTCAAGTTGAAACGTCTCCTGGTGTCACTGACGGGACAACTGGAACAACAGCTGTTCAAGATCAGGATGACGGATTTGACTGGGGTCTTCTCGGTTTACTGGGGTTACTAGGCTTGGCAGGATTAGCTCGTAAATCAGACGATCGGGTGACTACCTATCGTGACCCTCAAACCACGTCCACAACCACGACTCGTTCCGACCCTACTAATTTGCGGTAGTCACTTTGTGGCTATTGAAACAAATTGATTCACAGATTGATAAGCTCACTGGTTTATCAGCAAGTTTATCAGCCAGCACAGCGATTTTAGCGAATGCATTCAACTTAACCTATGTTGCAGCTAGGCAAAATTGCTGTGCTTAAACGTATTACGGGGCAAGGAGAATAACAAGCATGGAACTGACGCCGGACGAGCGCGGCAACCAACGCAATGTACTCCCAAATCAGCCACCAGAATCTAGTCACCCAAATCTGGACTTTGAGCAGCACAGTTCTGAGCAGATGAGTGAGGTTGAACGCTGGGGGTCTCTACTGACAGGAGGCGCACTTGTACTAATGGGGTTACAGCAACGATCGCTGCGAGGGGCACTGATGGCCATTGCGGGGGGTGGCTTGGCTTATCATGGTGCAACATCCCAAAAAGGGATTAAAGAGACTGTGACGGAAGCCGTAGGTTTGGACAATAGCATTCGAGTTGAAAAGTCCGTTACGAT
This genomic interval carries:
- a CDS encoding WGxxGxxG family protein; its protein translation is MKFSALVKTILTGALVAGLSTIAFEIPASAQVETSPGVTDGTTGTTAVQDQDDGFDWGLLGLLGLLGLAGLARKSDDRVTTYRDPQTTSTTTTRSDPTNLR
- a CDS encoding PAS domain S-box protein, with protein sequence MSDMNPLSHRIEKIHGRLSELYRHAIASPSPSPELLPTALIELGIVSEALQLVMNELARQNEKLASMQSNIDSEHQRYQELSELLLDGYIVTDAAFIIEELNSAAAALFNTQPQLLIGKPLPSLIFNEDRAAFQTKLSQIQQRHRVDLTVRFQRYHADFFSASVSVSTTQSFDNKTGFRWILRDVTERKRAESALDCADYDPCQDRPIQFYSKGDIIPLDPSKLWLVSRGVVKLSTMSDRGEEMLMGLVRDSMVFGSSLTALQTYEAIALSKVQLVSISLTEVSQSPRLAQVLLPLITQRLRQTESFLSIYGQLRVEDRLHHLLDLLKREIGQPVENGIRLCVRLTHQDFASACCTTRVTITRLLGKLQQEGNIMFDSHNHLILKH